One genomic region from Yersinia canariae encodes:
- the pmbA gene encoding metalloprotease PmbA, giving the protein MKVVTQVAQQRKTLEQAVAQALELARAGSDAAEVAVSKTTGISVSTRFGEVENVEFNSDGALGITVYHQQRKGSASTTDLNPDAVARTVQAALDIARYTSPDPYAGPAEKFLLAFDAPDLDLFHPSDLDAEQGILLAARAEQAALQADKRITNTEGGSFNSHYGIKVFGNSHGMLQSYCSSRHSLSSSVIAEHSGDMERDYAYTIGRRMEDLASPEWVGEECARRTLSRLSPRKLPTMQSPVLFAAEVATGLFGHLVSAISGGNIYRKSTFLLDHLGKQILPEWLTIEEYPHLLRGLASTPFDSEGVRTLQREIVKDGVLQTYLLTSYSARKLGLQSTGHAGGIHNWRIAGQGQDFAGMLKQLDKGLVVTELMGQGVSTVTGDYSRGAAGFWVENGEIQYPVSEITIAGNLKDMLRNIVSIGSDIETRSNIQCGSILLPAMKIAGE; this is encoded by the coding sequence ATGAAAGTAGTCACTCAAGTTGCACAACAGCGAAAAACGCTGGAACAAGCAGTTGCACAGGCCTTAGAATTGGCCCGCGCGGGTTCTGATGCGGCCGAAGTTGCCGTAAGCAAAACCACCGGAATCAGTGTCAGCACCCGCTTTGGTGAAGTGGAAAACGTGGAATTCAACAGTGATGGTGCGCTGGGAATCACGGTTTATCACCAGCAGCGGAAAGGCAGCGCGTCCACCACTGATTTAAATCCAGATGCTGTCGCCCGTACGGTTCAGGCTGCACTGGATATCGCCCGTTATACTTCACCGGATCCTTATGCTGGCCCGGCTGAAAAATTCTTACTGGCTTTTGATGCGCCGGATTTAGATTTGTTCCACCCGAGTGATTTGGATGCTGAGCAAGGTATCTTGCTGGCGGCACGGGCAGAACAAGCGGCATTGCAGGCGGATAAACGCATTACCAATACCGAAGGCGGCAGTTTTAATAGCCACTATGGCATCAAGGTCTTTGGCAATAGCCACGGTATGTTGCAGAGCTACTGCTCAAGCCGCCATTCACTTTCCAGCAGTGTGATTGCTGAGCACAGTGGCGATATGGAGCGGGATTACGCCTATACCATTGGCCGCCGAATGGAAGATTTAGCCAGCCCTGAGTGGGTCGGTGAAGAGTGCGCTCGCCGTACTTTATCTCGTTTGTCACCACGGAAGCTGCCCACCATGCAGTCGCCCGTGCTGTTTGCCGCAGAAGTCGCAACTGGCCTGTTTGGCCACTTAGTTTCTGCTATCAGCGGCGGCAATATTTATCGTAAGTCCACTTTCTTGCTTGACCACCTCGGCAAGCAGATTCTACCTGAGTGGCTGACTATCGAAGAATACCCGCATTTACTGCGCGGCCTTGCTTCGACGCCATTTGACAGTGAAGGTGTGCGCACACTGCAGCGCGAAATCGTCAAAGATGGGGTGCTGCAAACCTATTTGCTGACCAGTTATTCTGCCCGTAAATTGGGGCTGCAAAGCACCGGACATGCTGGTGGCATCCATAACTGGCGGATTGCCGGTCAGGGCCAGGATTTTGCAGGTATGCTCAAGCAACTGGATAAAGGTCTGGTTGTGACCGAATTGATGGGCCAGGGAGTTAGCACTGTGACCGGGGATTATTCGCGTGGTGCGGCGGGTTTCTGGGTTGAAAACGGTGAGATTCAGTATCCGGTCAGTGAGATAACTATCGCCGGTAACCTGAAAGATATGCTGCGCAATATCGTCAGTATCGGCAGTGATATCGAAACCCGCAGTAACATTCAGTGTGGCTCTATTTTATTACCTGCCATGAAGATTGCTGGCGAATAA
- the yjgA gene encoding ribosome biogenesis factor YjgA — MNKQPEDWLDEVPEDKNDDDDEIIWVSKSEIKRDAEALKDLGTELVELGKNALEKIPLDEDLLAAIELAQKIKKEGRRRQLQLIGKMLRSRDVEPIQTALDKLKNRHNQQVSLFHKLETLRDRLVEEGDDAIPTVLELYSEADRQQLRSLVRNAQKEKAANKPPKAYRQIFQYLRELAEKQQ; from the coding sequence ATGAACAAACAGCCCGAAGACTGGCTAGATGAAGTCCCAGAAGATAAAAACGACGATGACGATGAGATTATCTGGGTCAGTAAAAGTGAAATTAAACGTGATGCCGAAGCGCTAAAAGATCTCGGTACCGAGCTGGTTGAGCTGGGTAAAAACGCGCTGGAGAAGATCCCCTTGGATGAGGATCTGCTGGCAGCCATTGAATTGGCACAGAAAATCAAGAAAGAAGGCCGACGTCGCCAACTTCAGCTAATTGGTAAAATGCTGCGTAGCCGTGATGTAGAGCCAATCCAAACCGCATTGGATAAACTGAAAAATCGCCATAACCAGCAAGTTTCGCTGTTCCATAAACTGGAAACACTGCGTGACCGTTTGGTTGAAGAAGGTGATGATGCAATCCCTACCGTGTTGGAATTGTATTCAGAGGCTGATCGCCAGCAATTGCGTAGCTTGGTGCGCAATGCTCAGAAAGAGAAAGCTGCTAATAAACCGCCAAAGGCATATCGTCAGATCTTCCAGTATCTGCGTGAATTGGCAGAGAAACAGCAGTAA
- a CDS encoding barstar family protein — MVKVVFDFDHIPDLTAFYRAFSQQFALSEGFGANLDALWDVVTGEIALPVEIEFIHFNHRRKRRFGAIVLLFEEAEEELAGSLRFNIA, encoded by the coding sequence ATGGTAAAAGTGGTATTCGATTTTGACCATATACCTGATCTTACAGCTTTTTATCGCGCGTTTTCCCAACAGTTTGCGCTGAGTGAAGGCTTTGGCGCCAATCTGGATGCTCTGTGGGATGTCGTCACGGGCGAGATAGCTTTACCGGTAGAGATTGAATTTATTCATTTCAATCACCGCCGGAAACGCCGTTTTGGGGCAATAGTTTTATTGTTCGAAGAGGCAGAAGAGGAGCTGGCAGGCAGCCTACGATTTAATATCGCCTGA